A region from the Mucilaginibacter sp. CSA2-8R genome encodes:
- a CDS encoding DUF4185 domain-containing protein, translating to MRKLVCLLILLNTLVAKAQGRATTDTIRFEGLKFYVQEASEWTQLLNRQSGWFGADGIYSIPLNGKEHRQVSKTDKTLFIFSDTMVGEIKKGELQPGFTMVHNSAAVLTGNHPVKSNLNFYWKKDTKHQPLSLFVPHTPQTEPADYFWLGDGFVNLDQKGALYLFGYRVHNVSEDAFGFREVGNVLIKLNKNHVPRFTKQRQEDTPFYLSGKNIEVGSFGAAIYVNTKSSGAVDPDGYIYVYGVQGMAKKLLVARVEANAFDNFSQWRFWDGNNWVADIREGKEITHSVSNEMSVSRLPDGRYALIFQVGGMTPYIGMRIGKSLTGPFSDVIHIWDCNPDLLKPSYLVYNAKAHPALSKPGELLISYNINSAEFIKDLKSYPNLYRPRFIKLRFLND from the coding sequence ATGCGAAAGTTAGTCTGTTTACTGATCCTGTTAAATACCCTCGTAGCCAAAGCTCAAGGTAGAGCAACTACTGACACGATACGTTTTGAAGGCTTGAAATTTTATGTTCAGGAAGCATCGGAGTGGACCCAATTGCTAAATAGACAATCAGGTTGGTTTGGCGCCGATGGTATTTACAGTATTCCGCTCAATGGTAAAGAACACCGCCAGGTCAGTAAAACAGATAAAACGTTATTTATTTTTAGTGATACTATGGTTGGCGAGATAAAGAAAGGGGAACTTCAACCAGGCTTCACTATGGTGCATAATTCGGCCGCTGTACTAACCGGAAACCATCCTGTTAAATCTAATCTGAATTTTTACTGGAAGAAAGATACAAAACATCAGCCACTGTCTCTATTTGTGCCGCATACTCCACAAACCGAGCCTGCCGATTACTTTTGGTTAGGTGATGGATTTGTTAATTTGGATCAGAAAGGTGCTTTGTATCTGTTTGGCTACCGGGTGCATAACGTTAGCGAAGATGCCTTTGGGTTTAGAGAAGTTGGCAATGTTTTAATAAAACTCAATAAGAATCATGTTCCGAGATTTACTAAACAGCGGCAAGAGGACACTCCATTTTATTTAAGTGGTAAAAACATTGAAGTAGGATCGTTTGGAGCTGCAATTTATGTAAATACGAAGAGTTCGGGAGCTGTTGATCCCGATGGTTACATCTATGTTTATGGTGTGCAGGGTATGGCCAAAAAGCTTTTGGTTGCAAGGGTGGAGGCAAATGCCTTTGACAATTTTAGTCAATGGAGATTCTGGGACGGTAATAACTGGGTGGCAGATATCAGGGAGGGTAAAGAAATTACCCATTCGGTATCCAATGAGATGAGCGTTAGCAGACTACCCGATGGCAGATATGCGCTTATATTTCAAGTAGGCGGCATGACACCTTATATAGGTATGCGTATTGGTAAATCGTTAACTGGTCCATTTAGTGATGTAATTCATATATGGGATTGTAACCCCGATTTATTAAAGCCAAGTTATTTGGTATATAATGCGAAAGCTCATCCTGCATTATCAAAACCAGGCGAATTGCTGATTAGCTACAACATCAACTCGGCCGAATTTATTAAAGATCTAAAGAGTTATCCCAACCTATACCGCCCGCGCTTTATAAAGCTTCGATTTCTGAATGACTGA
- a CDS encoding discoidin domain-containing protein, producing the protein MHFRFLLASFAAVSIYCLQAAAQSPVVALDSNNPDLVWQVTPEDNIKDQTAIGKSGYPTSNWIKAIVPGTVFNSYVIAKQEKDPNFGDNIYKVNRTKYDRNFWYRTEFGIPNSYTKEKIWLNFKGVNRKADVYLNNTKLGTLNGFMQQGHFDITTIANKTSKNVLTVLVYWPKPPLVNYQSPTYISSDGWDWMPSVPGLNMGITDKVYLSNTGKLTISDTWVRSNLHTNALAELSVNVKIKNNSNQRQQSLLSGRIMPGNIHFSQNVLIAPGQELDVKLDKEKFKQLVVQKPKLWWPNGNGAPNLYTCELSLVANQHLSDSKKVKFGIKKYTYDTVGHVLHFYVNGTKIFVKGGNWGMSEYMLRCRGQEYDTKVRLHKAMNFNMIRNWIGSTTDDEFYEACDKYGIMVWDDFWLNSNNNLPNDVDNFNINAIEKIKRFRNHPSIAIWCGDNEGYPNGPLNGWLADAVKKYDGDERRYQPNSHAGGLSGSGPWGNADPRWYFTKSPDGYGGNKGWGMRSEVGTAVFTNFDSFKKFMPQDKWWPRNEMWNLHFFGPAGGNASPDRYEVAVNQRYGQATGIQDFCRKAQLLNIETNQAMYEGWADNIWNDASGILTWMSQSAYPSLVWQTYDYYYDLNGAYWGAKKACEPIHILWNPLNSNVKVVNTSGHNLTSLTAEATVYNSDGQPAKNHSASVLINAANNVSTNCFTLNFAEVEQNLAKGKPVYASSTDEGKPEMVADNNPTTRWGSQNSDPQWIYIDLQQEQLIDAVGVNWETACAKAYKIQVSNNAKDWKDVYSTTDGRPGERRINFEEVKARYVRMLGIQRNTVWGYSLWDFEVYHGKPKNNGLTNVHFIKLQLKDRSGKVISSNFYWRGNKRTDFTELNTLPKVNLNVSTKTVHTNGKYYITATITNPYSSKTIAFAIRAIAVKKSNGEQILPALTDDNYFSLLKGESKQVHISFDAQALGDDVPVLSVLPYNNLIRE; encoded by the coding sequence ATGCATTTTAGATTTTTACTTGCATCTTTTGCAGCTGTTTCAATATATTGTTTACAAGCTGCGGCACAGTCACCTGTTGTTGCCCTTGATAGCAATAACCCCGATCTTGTTTGGCAAGTAACCCCCGAGGATAATATTAAAGACCAAACTGCCATTGGCAAATCCGGTTACCCGACATCTAATTGGATAAAAGCCATTGTACCCGGCACAGTATTTAATAGTTACGTAATTGCAAAACAAGAAAAAGACCCCAACTTTGGCGATAATATTTATAAAGTTAACCGAACCAAGTACGATCGAAATTTTTGGTACCGCACCGAATTTGGTATCCCCAACAGCTATACCAAAGAGAAAATATGGCTTAATTTTAAAGGTGTTAACCGCAAAGCCGATGTCTATCTAAATAACACTAAGCTTGGTACGCTAAACGGCTTTATGCAACAGGGCCATTTTGACATCACTACTATTGCCAACAAAACTTCAAAAAACGTTCTCACTGTTTTGGTTTATTGGCCTAAACCACCACTAGTCAACTATCAAAGTCCGACGTATATATCCAGCGACGGATGGGATTGGATGCCCAGCGTTCCTGGTCTTAACATGGGCATTACAGATAAAGTTTACCTGAGTAATACAGGTAAACTCACTATAAGCGATACCTGGGTACGCTCAAACTTACATACCAATGCACTTGCCGAACTATCTGTAAACGTTAAAATTAAAAACAACAGCAATCAGCGTCAACAAAGTCTACTTTCGGGCAGGATTATGCCGGGCAATATTCATTTTTCCCAAAATGTTTTGATTGCTCCAGGCCAGGAATTGGATGTTAAACTTGATAAAGAAAAGTTTAAGCAACTGGTTGTACAAAAACCTAAGCTATGGTGGCCAAATGGTAATGGTGCCCCCAACTTGTACACTTGCGAGTTGAGCTTGGTTGCCAATCAACACCTTTCAGATTCAAAAAAAGTAAAATTTGGGATAAAAAAATACACTTATGATACCGTAGGCCATGTATTGCACTTTTATGTAAACGGCACCAAAATATTTGTGAAAGGCGGCAATTGGGGTATGTCGGAGTATATGTTGCGCTGTCGTGGCCAGGAGTATGATACCAAAGTAAGGCTGCATAAGGCAATGAACTTCAATATGATCAGAAATTGGATTGGATCGACTACTGACGATGAGTTTTACGAAGCCTGTGATAAATATGGAATCATGGTTTGGGACGACTTCTGGCTAAACTCTAATAACAACCTCCCTAACGATGTAGACAACTTTAATATAAACGCTATTGAAAAGATTAAACGCTTTAGAAACCACCCGTCGATAGCTATATGGTGTGGAGACAATGAGGGTTACCCGAACGGACCACTAAATGGATGGTTAGCCGATGCTGTAAAAAAATATGACGGTGATGAACGCCGTTATCAACCTAACTCGCACGCAGGAGGCTTGTCGGGTAGCGGCCCCTGGGGCAATGCCGACCCTCGCTGGTATTTCACTAAATCGCCGGATGGTTACGGTGGTAATAAAGGCTGGGGCATGCGCAGCGAAGTTGGTACCGCAGTTTTTACCAATTTTGACAGCTTTAAAAAATTTATGCCGCAAGATAAGTGGTGGCCACGCAACGAGATGTGGAACTTGCACTTTTTTGGCCCTGCCGGAGGTAACGCCAGTCCCGACAGATATGAAGTAGCCGTAAACCAGCGTTACGGCCAGGCAACCGGAATACAGGACTTTTGCCGTAAAGCACAACTGCTTAACATTGAAACAAACCAAGCCATGTATGAAGGTTGGGCAGATAACATCTGGAACGACGCCTCGGGTATTTTAACATGGATGAGCCAATCGGCTTATCCATCGCTGGTGTGGCAAACTTATGATTATTACTATGATTTAAACGGCGCTTATTGGGGCGCAAAGAAAGCTTGCGAACCTATACACATCTTATGGAATCCACTGAATAGCAATGTTAAAGTTGTTAACACATCAGGACATAATTTGACATCATTAACCGCCGAAGCTACCGTTTATAACAGCGATGGCCAACCGGCAAAAAACCATTCTGCTTCGGTATTAATAAATGCCGCTAATAATGTAAGCACTAATTGCTTTACGCTAAACTTTGCAGAAGTTGAACAAAATCTGGCTAAAGGTAAGCCGGTATATGCATCATCAACCGATGAGGGTAAGCCTGAGATGGTGGCAGATAACAACCCTACAACCCGGTGGGGCAGTCAAAACAGTGATCCTCAATGGATATATATTGATTTACAACAAGAGCAACTAATTGATGCCGTTGGTGTAAATTGGGAAACCGCCTGCGCAAAAGCTTATAAAATTCAGGTATCTAACAACGCCAAAGACTGGAAAGATGTTTATAGCACAACCGACGGCCGACCCGGAGAAAGACGCATCAATTTTGAAGAAGTAAAAGCCCGCTATGTACGCATGCTGGGTATACAACGAAATACGGTTTGGGGATACTCGCTATGGGACTTTGAAGTTTACCATGGCAAACCCAAAAACAACGGTTTAACTAACGTACATTTTATTAAACTACAGCTTAAAGACAGATCAGGCAAAGTAATATCAAGCAATTTTTACTGGCGCGGCAATAAACGTACTGATTTTACCGAACTCAATACTTTGCCAAAAGTAAACTTAAATGTGTCTACCAAAACTGTACATACTAACGGAAAGTATTACATAACGGCCACCATTACCAATCCCTACTCTTCAAAAACTATTGCCTTTGCTATCAGGGCTATTGCTGTAAAGAAAAGCAATGGAGAACAAATACTGCCGGCGTTAACGGACGACAATTATTTTTCGCTTTTAAAAGGCGAGAGCAAGCAGGTGCACATTTCGTTTGATGCCCAGGCTTTAGGTGACGATGTACCCGTACTTTCTGTATTACCTTACAACAATCTTATTCGCGAATAA
- a CDS encoding SGNH/GDSL hydrolase family protein: MEVYSKNNYLPNWYENQKAVCRFVRMVFAASALALGNPDVSTAQTNGASYLNVSPVWTATPGIMEFSMPGTLQYGETKVTGSAANYTLTVNLKPGADVTRVVPYIKLSAGATIAPAVGQPVNMSKPTVFKVTLPTGEVQNWTVKTVHDKPVYTNDVFKAGDRVLFAGNSITHGGRYHQYIWLYYMTRFPNARLTILNAGIGGDIIANINNRFEEDILTKNPNIINLTFGMNDSGYFQYLMNDSAKVANKLVYQCDSAFKLVVAKLNKRPEIKKILMAGSPYDLNTKAVKENKFGPKPATFERIVQLQIEAAKINHWPFIDIYHPIDRLNKDNQKENPDFTLSGSNDRIHPESYGHLIWAYLYLRNQGLKGLEVANFTVDASNLKVLASKNCTINHVGNSKGLLSFDYLANALPFPIDEEKHNGDKQPASAALQYVPLMDDINQEVLRIKNLKGKNYELVIDGNAVGRFSATDFSKGINMAKITSTPQYQQAMKILRLNEERGSTERETRDYAVQVYNFARANGIKKDHDQASWAKMRDLKKTNGWINNDLYERGSNPKTQKEWQDKMERLTNEIYSSNKPVNHKIEIKKVD; encoded by the coding sequence ATGGAAGTTTACTCCAAAAATAACTACCTGCCTAACTGGTACGAAAATCAAAAAGCAGTTTGTCGCTTTGTACGTATGGTATTTGCTGCTTCGGCTTTAGCTTTAGGCAATCCGGATGTGAGCACTGCACAAACTAACGGGGCATCTTACTTAAATGTATCACCCGTTTGGACAGCCACGCCGGGCATCATGGAATTTTCGATGCCGGGCACACTACAGTACGGCGAGACGAAAGTAACCGGCAGTGCTGCTAATTATACGTTAACGGTAAATCTTAAACCTGGTGCTGATGTAACACGCGTTGTACCTTATATCAAATTATCTGCAGGGGCCACAATTGCCCCTGCAGTAGGGCAGCCGGTTAACATGAGCAAACCTACAGTATTTAAAGTTACACTGCCTACAGGCGAAGTGCAAAACTGGACGGTGAAAACTGTGCACGATAAACCGGTATATACAAATGATGTCTTTAAAGCCGGAGACAGAGTATTGTTTGCAGGTAACAGCATAACTCACGGCGGCCGCTACCATCAATATATCTGGTTGTATTATATGACCAGGTTCCCTAATGCGCGCCTTACCATATTAAATGCCGGTATTGGCGGCGATATTATTGCTAACATCAATAATCGTTTTGAAGAAGACATCCTGACTAAAAATCCTAATATCATCAACTTAACTTTTGGAATGAACGATTCGGGGTATTTTCAATACTTGATGAATGACTCCGCCAAAGTGGCTAATAAGTTGGTGTATCAGTGTGATAGCGCTTTTAAATTAGTTGTAGCTAAGCTTAACAAACGGCCGGAAATTAAAAAAATATTGATGGCTGGTTCACCTTACGATTTAAATACCAAGGCAGTTAAGGAAAATAAATTTGGCCCAAAGCCGGCTACTTTTGAGCGAATTGTTCAATTGCAAATTGAAGCTGCGAAAATCAATCACTGGCCTTTTATAGACATCTATCATCCGATAGACAGGCTAAACAAAGATAATCAAAAAGAGAATCCTGATTTTACGCTCAGTGGTAGTAATGATCGGATACATCCGGAATCTTACGGTCATTTAATTTGGGCATACTTATACCTCCGCAACCAAGGTTTAAAAGGATTAGAAGTGGCCAATTTTACGGTTGATGCATCGAACCTCAAAGTTTTAGCATCTAAAAATTGTACGATAAATCATGTGGGCAACAGCAAAGGTTTGTTGAGCTTTGATTATCTGGCAAATGCTCTTCCTTTCCCTATAGACGAAGAGAAGCACAACGGCGATAAACAACCTGCATCTGCTGCGTTGCAATATGTTCCGTTGATGGATGATATTAACCAGGAAGTGCTTAGAATAAAAAATCTTAAAGGCAAAAACTACGAATTAGTGATTGATGGTAACGCTGTTGGCCGTTTTTCGGCTACCGATTTTTCTAAAGGCATCAATATGGCAAAAATCACGTCAACACCTCAGTACCAGCAGGCAATGAAAATTTTGCGTTTAAATGAAGAGCGCGGATCTACTGAGCGCGAAACACGCGATTATGCCGTACAGGTATATAATTTTGCGCGTGCTAACGGTATAAAAAAAGATCATGATCAGGCGTCTTGGGCTAAGATGCGCGATTTAAAGAAAACCAATGGCTGGATTAACAACGATTTGTATGAGCGTGGAAGTAATCCAAAAACTCAAAAAGAATGGCAGGATAAAATGGAACGCCTAACCAATGAAATTTACAGTAGTAATAAACCTGTAAATCATAAAATTGAAATTAAAAAGGTTGATTGA
- a CDS encoding sugar-binding domain-containing protein, giving the protein MYKKIICLLLLALPLVEVKAQNWQFKQAPLMSRFAKDVDTSNVLPEYPRPQLRRTKWKSLNGLWQYKPGTWQNEPYPKYNLAKRILVPFPVESALSGVMEHHDRLWYRRKFNIPSDWKDQQVLLHFGAVDYECEVFINDKLAGKHQGGYDPFTIDITNLLTPGEQVITIKVWDPTDGGGYPRGKQTLNPQGIMYTSTTGIWQTIWLEPVPKQYIVNVKMTPDIDHSLLNLSVNTNTNNQLYYTAQIKDGNKTIATYSGDAAAPASININQPKLWAPEHPFLYDMTVTLKNAEGKTVDIIETYFGMRKSSIGFDGKYYRMYLNNKPQFQFGPLDQGFWPEGIYTAPTDAALRSDLEMIKNLGFNMVRKHIKVEPQRWYYWADRLGLLVWQDMPSINSYTFNTPAPAAENFSNELVRLIETHYNSPSIITWVIFNENQGQHDTKKYVAMVRGLDKSRIVNEGSGSTNEGVGDLYDIHPYPPPVVPDSKSQANVCGEFGGIGYQPFSKVWNSRDLTQYVTMKTEKDYLDLYDKFATMIANFRNNKGLSAAVYTEITDVEIELNGIMTYDRVLKANLDKIHQSNIKALNQQANEYTYVMLPTAENAPRQWQYTTTNPGKDWMLKNFNAGNWSVANGGFGTEGTPGARIGTTWNTSDIWMRQAFTLKHISSSYINKLKLRVHHDEDCQIYINGVLAANIEGWTADYENIHINDAAKAALNKNGNNVIAIHCTNKNSGQFIDAGLVLVSEKKLNLNADYQ; this is encoded by the coding sequence ATGTACAAAAAAATTATCTGTTTATTACTGCTTGCCTTACCGTTAGTTGAGGTAAAGGCGCAAAATTGGCAATTTAAGCAAGCGCCACTGATGTCGAGATTTGCTAAAGATGTGGACACCAGCAATGTTTTGCCAGAGTATCCGCGCCCGCAGTTGAGGCGTACAAAGTGGAAAAGCTTAAATGGCCTATGGCAGTATAAGCCAGGTACCTGGCAAAATGAACCTTACCCTAAATATAATTTAGCAAAACGTATTTTGGTGCCATTTCCGGTGGAGTCTGCGCTTTCGGGAGTTATGGAACATCATGACCGGCTTTGGTATCGCCGTAAGTTTAATATCCCGTCAGACTGGAAAGATCAGCAAGTCCTGCTTCATTTTGGCGCGGTAGATTATGAGTGCGAAGTTTTTATTAACGATAAGCTGGCCGGCAAACACCAGGGCGGATATGATCCGTTTACAATAGACATAACGAACTTATTAACTCCGGGAGAGCAGGTGATTACTATAAAGGTTTGGGACCCGACTGACGGCGGTGGTTATCCACGCGGTAAGCAAACCTTAAATCCACAAGGCATCATGTATACCTCAACTACGGGTATTTGGCAAACAATATGGCTTGAGCCGGTGCCAAAGCAATATATAGTAAACGTAAAAATGACTCCGGACATAGACCACTCGTTACTAAATCTTTCAGTTAACACCAATACAAACAATCAGCTCTATTATACGGCTCAAATAAAGGACGGGAATAAAACGATTGCCACCTACTCGGGTGATGCCGCTGCGCCCGCGTCAATTAATATCAATCAACCTAAACTGTGGGCGCCTGAGCATCCTTTTTTATATGATATGACCGTTACACTTAAAAATGCCGAAGGGAAAACAGTTGATATTATCGAAACGTACTTTGGGATGCGCAAAAGCTCAATAGGTTTTGATGGTAAATATTATCGAATGTATTTGAATAATAAACCACAATTCCAGTTTGGTCCATTAGATCAGGGATTTTGGCCCGAAGGTATTTACACTGCCCCTACTGATGCCGCTTTACGTTCAGATTTAGAAATGATTAAAAATCTTGGCTTCAACATGGTTCGCAAGCATATTAAAGTAGAGCCACAGCGCTGGTATTACTGGGCCGATAGGCTGGGCCTACTGGTATGGCAAGACATGCCTTCCATAAATTCGTATACGTTTAATACACCCGCGCCAGCTGCTGAAAATTTTTCGAACGAGTTAGTGCGCCTGATTGAAACTCACTATAACTCACCGAGCATCATTACCTGGGTGATATTTAATGAAAACCAAGGTCAGCATGACACTAAAAAATATGTGGCCATGGTTAGAGGGCTCGACAAATCGCGTATCGTAAATGAAGGTAGTGGGTCGACGAATGAAGGAGTTGGAGATTTATACGATATACACCCCTATCCGCCGCCGGTAGTTCCAGACAGTAAATCACAGGCTAATGTTTGCGGAGAATTTGGGGGCATTGGGTATCAGCCATTCAGTAAAGTGTGGAACAGTCGCGATTTAACACAATACGTAACGATGAAGACCGAAAAAGATTACCTTGACTTATACGACAAGTTTGCCACTATGATTGCTAATTTTAGAAATAACAAAGGGCTGAGCGCAGCCGTTTATACTGAAATTACGGATGTAGAAATTGAATTGAATGGCATCATGACCTATGACAGGGTGCTTAAAGCTAACCTTGACAAGATACACCAGTCAAATATTAAAGCCTTAAACCAGCAAGCTAACGAGTACACCTATGTGATGTTACCCACGGCCGAAAATGCTCCAAGACAATGGCAGTATACCACCACTAACCCTGGCAAAGATTGGATGCTTAAAAACTTTAATGCCGGCAATTGGAGTGTAGCTAATGGCGGGTTCGGAACGGAAGGCACGCCTGGTGCACGCATAGGTACCACCTGGAACACCTCTGACATCTGGATGCGGCAAGCATTCACGTTAAAACATATATCATCATCCTATATCAACAAGTTAAAACTTAGAGTACATCATGATGAAGACTGCCAAATATACATTAACGGTGTTTTAGCAGCTAATATTGAAGGGTGGACAGCTGATTATGAAAATATTCATATTAACGACGCTGCCAAAGCAGCATTGAATAAAAATGGCAACAACGTAATTGCTATACATTGCACTAACAAAAATAGCGGGCAGTTTATAGACGCCGGACTTGTTTTGGTAAGCGAAAAGAAGCTTAACCTTAATGCCGATTACCAATAA
- a CDS encoding sugar-binding domain-containing protein codes for MVYSQNIEHLNTWKLIPQSSVPDGPAAVSSPNFKTQKWVKAIVPGTTFYAHVLAGKEKDPDYGDNIYKVDKSKYYRPFWYRAEFPKRKLSKSQRLWINFNGVNKIAEIYINGHRLGRMAGLMDRERYDVTSYLNNSGSNAIAVLVTPPIYDKENHHTLVNHESPTYLASAGWDWMPAVPGINSGITGDVTLTTTGPVRVDDPWIQTELPNHHLANIAVSADLFNAASAPIKGFVKVLINPGNITIKGPVLTLPAKAARNVRFDKTQFGQLSVKQPKLWWPNGYGKQPLYSCTVSFETAASVSAAVTKKFGIRKVTADSTELNGPWKVYVNDVPVFLKGGNWGMSDYMLKTRGKDYETRIRLHKAMNYNIIRNWTGEVTDDEFYDYCDQYGLMVWDDFWLHNFDSVDSLDIFKRNVVQKVKRLRNHPCITVWCGANEGIPGGPVNGPISQSIVAALKNEDANSRLYFPRSNAGVTVPPFSLRGGSHNLSGSGVWNNLDPKTYFTDPHDMYLFSNNTYGLRSELGTATFVNIESFKKFMPKAYWVAPTAEDMSSTTNMWARHFFCSNGDLGGGANPVQYITDINTRYGKAASLEDFCKKAQLMNVETMKAMYEAWNDHLFKDATGLIIWMSQPAYPTMIWQTYDYYFDLTGSYFAAKAACEPIHIQWNAANNSVKVINTMPYQLNNMTAQMEVYNTDGTLVKGYTQVKKLNVTPATAQEVFEAFDKTVSSAPLSAVHFLKLKLSDANGKLMSENLYWVGNTYLNYQSLNHLPSVANRLEVSSPQITMAANGVDKVLTYAIKNTSKQTAAIGIRAQLKNKNGEQILPALFTDGYFSLMQGEAKTLQVEVDPKLLGKGYHLDLKAFNN; via the coding sequence ATGGTTTATTCTCAAAATATTGAGCATTTGAATACATGGAAGCTAATTCCTCAATCATCAGTTCCGGATGGTCCAGCTGCTGTCAGTTCACCAAATTTTAAAACTCAAAAATGGGTTAAGGCTATTGTACCCGGAACCACATTTTATGCTCACGTTTTAGCAGGGAAAGAAAAAGATCCTGATTACGGTGATAACATTTATAAAGTTGATAAATCTAAATACTACCGGCCTTTTTGGTACAGAGCTGAGTTTCCGAAAAGGAAGTTGAGTAAGAGCCAGCGATTGTGGATTAATTTTAATGGCGTCAACAAGATAGCCGAAATTTACATTAACGGGCATCGTTTAGGTCGAATGGCTGGGTTGATGGACCGGGAACGTTATGACGTAACAAGCTACTTGAACAACTCAGGGTCAAACGCTATTGCCGTTTTAGTAACGCCACCTATTTATGATAAAGAAAATCATCATACCCTGGTTAACCACGAAAGCCCTACCTATCTGGCCAGTGCCGGTTGGGATTGGATGCCGGCAGTGCCGGGGATTAACAGCGGTATAACCGGTGATGTAACTCTTACCACTACCGGCCCTGTAAGAGTTGATGATCCCTGGATACAAACAGAATTACCTAATCATCACCTGGCAAACATTGCGGTTAGTGCAGATTTGTTTAACGCTGCTTCAGCACCAATAAAGGGCTTTGTTAAAGTGCTTATTAATCCGGGTAATATTACTATTAAAGGACCTGTTTTAACGCTGCCTGCAAAGGCGGCGCGTAACGTTAGGTTTGATAAAACTCAATTTGGGCAATTGAGTGTAAAACAGCCTAAACTTTGGTGGCCTAATGGTTACGGCAAACAGCCATTATATAGTTGTACCGTAAGTTTCGAAACTGCGGCATCTGTATCTGCAGCAGTCACTAAAAAATTTGGCATCAGAAAGGTAACGGCCGACTCTACAGAATTGAATGGTCCGTGGAAGGTATACGTAAATGATGTACCTGTGTTTCTTAAGGGCGGTAATTGGGGAATGTCTGATTATATGCTTAAAACCCGAGGTAAAGATTATGAAACACGAATACGCTTACACAAAGCAATGAATTATAACATCATTCGAAACTGGACAGGAGAGGTTACTGATGATGAGTTTTATGATTACTGTGATCAGTATGGGCTGATGGTTTGGGATGATTTTTGGCTGCACAATTTTGACTCTGTTGACAGCTTAGATATTTTTAAACGTAATGTAGTACAAAAAGTAAAACGGCTGAGAAATCATCCTTGTATTACTGTATGGTGCGGCGCTAATGAGGGCATACCAGGCGGGCCGGTAAATGGACCGATCAGTCAAAGCATTGTAGCTGCCTTAAAAAATGAAGATGCCAACAGCAGACTCTACTTTCCGCGATCTAACGCAGGAGTAACTGTTCCGCCGTTCTCATTGCGTGGGGGGAGTCACAATTTATCAGGCAGTGGCGTTTGGAACAACCTTGACCCTAAGACTTACTTCACTGATCCGCATGATATGTATTTGTTTTCAAACAATACATACGGTTTGCGAAGCGAACTGGGAACGGCCACTTTTGTAAATATTGAAAGCTTTAAAAAGTTTATGCCCAAGGCGTATTGGGTTGCTCCGACTGCGGAAGATATGAGCAGTACCACCAACATGTGGGCCAGACATTTTTTTTGCAGTAATGGCGATTTAGGAGGTGGCGCCAATCCGGTGCAATACATTACTGACATTAACACCAGGTATGGCAAAGCAGCCTCGCTGGAGGATTTTTGCAAAAAGGCACAGTTAATGAATGTGGAAACCATGAAAGCCATGTATGAGGCCTGGAACGACCATTTATTTAAAGATGCTACTGGTCTTATTATATGGATGAGCCAACCCGCTTACCCAACCATGATTTGGCAAACCTACGATTATTACTTTGACCTTACCGGCTCCTATTTCGCTGCAAAAGCAGCCTGCGAGCCAATACACATTCAATGGAACGCTGCTAATAATTCAGTAAAAGTAATTAACACCATGCCGTATCAGCTCAATAATATGACAGCACAAATGGAAGTTTATAACACTGACGGTACACTGGTCAAAGGCTATACACAGGTAAAAAAGTTAAATGTAACACCGGCCACTGCTCAGGAAGTTTTTGAGGCATTTGATAAGACAGTCAGCTCTGCACCACTCTCTGCCGTACATTTTCTAAAGCTTAAGTTATCGGATGCTAATGGTAAGTTGATGTCCGAAAACTTGTACTGGGTAGGCAATACTTATTTAAATTATCAATCGCTTAATCATTTACCTTCTGTAGCAAACAGACTTGAAGTAAGTAGCCCGCAGATAACAATGGCTGCTAATGGTGTAGATAAAGTGCTGACCTACGCTATAAAAAACACATCGAAACAAACGGCAGCAATAGGTATACGTGCACAACTTAAAAATAAAAACGGCGAACAAATATTGCCTGCCTTATTTACTGACGGTTATTTCTCATTGATGCAAGGGGAGGCTAAGACTTTACAAGTTGAGGTTGATCCGAAATTGCTGGGTAAAGGTTATCATCTTGACTTGAAGGCTTTTAATAATTGA